A genomic segment from bacterium encodes:
- a CDS encoding ABC transporter permease, with product MTTAILVKSLRDRRRALIGNSLGLVALVVWLGALFPILRDNQGFNDIMEQVPPEMFAAVGTDLATFLTAAGFLSAEFFALFAPLLILIFVISAMVAETSTEEREGLMDMLLSNPVSRRRVFLEKAGGVAAATLLMVAVITVTLLVANPVFGLDLPVVGVAAAGLSLWLLGTSFGAVALLVGAFTGRSATAGGMAGLLALLAWFVTSFSGLFPWLEGAGGLSPFTWYREPNPLVTGFGAGHLWLLITTAVLLVVAVLLFDRRDIATERAALPDAKVRRRARRRTRQPRAAWLLTDPFRKVIWDRRRSVWAWGGGLGLLSLAMFSAWPALAQDAEALAALVTSMPREVFVMFGMTNPDAIVTPAGFVSSRSYQSIGPIVVIFFCVRGVSMALVRQEDSGVLDLVLAQPSSRSRVVASKLAAVALSAGLVVLIPTVVALLADRRWETGLGFGPILAAGAGLYLLGLFFAGLALLLWGFRGTSLPAVRIAGIAALATFLMNGLGALADGLRPIRLVSPFYWYFGDDPPLAKGFEPSYFLLLAGTVAMAWLAIARFRRRDTSV from the coding sequence TTGACCACCGCCATCCTGGTCAAGAGCCTCAGGGACCGGCGCCGGGCCCTGATCGGCAACAGCCTCGGCCTGGTGGCGCTGGTCGTCTGGCTGGGAGCGTTGTTCCCGATCCTGCGGGACAACCAGGGCTTCAACGACATCATGGAGCAGGTCCCGCCGGAAATGTTCGCTGCCGTCGGAACCGATCTGGCCACATTCCTGACGGCGGCGGGGTTCCTGTCGGCCGAGTTCTTCGCGCTGTTCGCACCGCTCCTGATCCTCATCTTCGTGATCAGCGCGATGGTCGCGGAGACGTCCACCGAAGAACGGGAAGGTCTGATGGACATGCTGCTGTCCAATCCGGTATCCCGGCGCCGGGTCTTCCTTGAGAAGGCAGGCGGCGTGGCGGCGGCCACCCTGCTGATGGTGGCCGTGATCACCGTCACGCTCCTGGTTGCGAACCCCGTCTTCGGACTGGACCTGCCCGTGGTGGGTGTGGCGGCGGCCGGCCTGTCGCTCTGGCTGCTCGGTACCTCCTTCGGCGCGGTGGCCTTGCTGGTAGGGGCGTTTACGGGTCGGTCGGCCACCGCCGGCGGGATGGCCGGGTTGCTGGCGCTCCTGGCGTGGTTCGTGACCAGCTTCTCTGGCCTGTTCCCCTGGCTGGAGGGTGCGGGAGGGCTGAGCCCGTTCACCTGGTACCGGGAGCCCAACCCGCTGGTCACAGGTTTCGGCGCCGGTCACCTGTGGCTGCTCATAACCACCGCCGTCCTGCTGGTGGTCGCGGTGCTGTTGTTCGACCGGAGGGACATCGCCACGGAGCGGGCAGCCCTGCCTGATGCCAAGGTCCGGCGCCGAGCGCGGCGCCGGACTCGGCAACCACGGGCGGCGTGGCTCCTCACCGATCCGTTCCGAAAGGTCATCTGGGATCGTCGCCGGTCCGTCTGGGCGTGGGGCGGGGGCCTCGGCTTGCTGTCCCTCGCCATGTTCTCGGCGTGGCCGGCCCTCGCTCAGGATGCCGAGGCGCTGGCAGCGCTGGTCACCTCCATGCCCCGGGAAGTGTTCGTCATGTTCGGCATGACCAATCCGGATGCGATCGTCACCCCGGCCGGGTTCGTCTCATCGCGCAGTTACCAATCGATCGGCCCGATAGTGGTGATCTTCTTCTGCGTGCGCGGCGTGTCGATGGCTCTGGTCCGCCAGGAGGACTCCGGTGTGCTCGATCTGGTGCTGGCCCAGCCGTCGTCCCGTAGTCGGGTCGTTGCCTCCAAGCTGGCGGCCGTCGCTCTCTCGGCCGGGTTGGTGGTGCTGATCCCGACAGTCGTCGCCTTGCTGGCTGACCGCCGGTGGGAGACGGGACTCGGGTTCGGGCCGATCCTGGCGGCGGGCGCCGGGCTGTACCTGCTCGGCCTGTTCTTCGCCGGACTGGCGCTCCTGCTGTGGGGGTTCAGGGGCACGTCCCTGCCGGCCGTCCGGATCGCCGGCATCGCAGCCCTGGCAACCTTCCTGATGAACGGCCTGGGCGCCCTGGCGGATGGCCTCCGACCGATCCGGTTGGTCTCGCCCTTCTACTGGTACTTCGGAGACGATCCACCGCTCGCCAAGGGGTTCGAACCGTCCTACTTCCTGTTGCTGGCCGGGACGGTTGCCATGGCGTGGCTGGCCATAGCCCGCTTCCGGCGGCGGGACACCAGCGTCTGA
- a CDS encoding isochorismatase family protein — protein MSTPPRYPSRYSQDVTAYAPDTALVVVDVQNDFADPDGSLYVPGGDTQVVPAVNHQISLALEAGASVFYTQDWHPERTPHFAIDGGIWPVHCVAGTAGADFHPDLRIEGPSVHKGAGGEDGYSGFTMRDPRSGEEIPTELASMIREAGCRHVVVVGLALDYCVKDTALDAAREGFDTTVLLAATAAVNLDPGDGEAAVEQLRRAGVTVD, from the coding sequence GTGAGCACGCCGCCACGTTACCCGAGCAGGTACTCTCAAGACGTGACTGCCTATGCGCCGGACACCGCGCTGGTCGTGGTGGACGTCCAGAACGACTTCGCCGATCCGGATGGAAGCCTGTACGTTCCGGGCGGGGACACTCAGGTGGTCCCGGCGGTGAACCACCAGATCTCCTTGGCGTTGGAGGCGGGTGCCTCCGTCTTCTACACCCAGGACTGGCACCCGGAGCGGACCCCGCACTTTGCCATCGACGGGGGTATCTGGCCGGTCCATTGCGTGGCCGGGACCGCCGGCGCCGACTTCCACCCCGACCTCCGGATCGAAGGCCCCAGTGTCCACAAGGGCGCCGGGGGGGAGGACGGCTACTCGGGATTCACGATGCGTGATCCGAGGTCGGGCGAGGAGATTCCCACCGAGCTGGCTTCCATGATCAGGGAGGCGGGTTGCCGGCATGTCGTGGTGGTGGGGCTGGCCCTCGACTATTGCGTGAAGGACACGGCCCTCGATGCAGCCAGGGAAGGGTTCGACACCACCGTGCTCCTCGCTGCCACCGCGGCGGTCAACCTGGACCCCGGCGACGGGGAGGCGGCGGTCGAGCAGCTACGCCGGGCGGGCGTAACGGTCGATTGA
- a CDS encoding phosphotriesterase-related protein, with protein sequence MTTVPEPEGRARAMTVRGPVPVSELGPTHIHEHLHMDCRPILRIHGYPVVSEAPLTLETAAEARWNPGGFPDNYHQTDPDQVVAELEPFRAAGGRTIVDVTPSHLSRDPGILRRIAEHSGVQVIMGGGYYLAGSHPPDTARRTTEAIAGELIDEWRHGVGDTGIRPGIIGEIGTDDPVQPEEERVVRAAAWAHLETRLPISIHVHPWGFEGGYVLDILESEGVDPRRVILGHMNTAVGHPPYLEDLLGRGTNLGFDLMGFDHSLIGLGKYPPSDFDVVARIADLAEQGFVDQLFVSQDMGGVKTRLLAYGGWGYAHILDHVVPLLRSAGWGDAELETLMVTNPARLLAIPGLARTAAAGRP encoded by the coding sequence GTGACCACCGTTCCGGAGCCGGAGGGGCGCGCTCGGGCGATGACGGTACGGGGACCCGTTCCGGTCTCCGAGCTGGGTCCTACCCATATCCACGAACACCTCCACATGGATTGCCGGCCGATCCTCCGCATCCACGGTTACCCGGTGGTCTCGGAGGCGCCGCTGACCCTCGAGACCGCCGCCGAGGCCCGATGGAACCCCGGCGGCTTCCCGGACAACTACCACCAGACGGATCCCGATCAGGTCGTGGCCGAGTTGGAGCCGTTCCGCGCGGCCGGAGGCCGCACCATCGTGGACGTGACCCCCAGCCACCTGTCAAGGGATCCCGGCATCCTGCGGCGCATCGCCGAGCACAGCGGGGTGCAGGTGATCATGGGCGGTGGCTACTACCTGGCCGGAAGCCATCCGCCCGACACTGCCCGGCGAACCACGGAAGCCATCGCCGGCGAGCTGATCGACGAATGGCGCCACGGGGTGGGCGACACCGGTATCCGTCCCGGAATCATCGGGGAAATCGGAACCGACGACCCGGTCCAGCCCGAGGAGGAACGTGTCGTCCGGGCCGCGGCATGGGCCCATCTCGAGACCCGCCTACCGATCAGCATCCACGTACACCCGTGGGGCTTCGAGGGCGGGTATGTGCTCGACATCCTCGAATCGGAGGGGGTTGATCCCCGCCGGGTGATCCTGGGCCACATGAACACGGCGGTCGGCCATCCGCCCTACTTGGAGGACCTGCTGGGCAGGGGGACCAACCTCGGCTTCGACCTGATGGGCTTCGACCACTCGCTGATCGGCCTGGGCAAGTACCCGCCGAGCGACTTCGACGTGGTGGCGCGGATTGCGGACCTGGCCGAGCAAGGCTTCGTCGATCAGTTGTTCGTCTCCCAGGACATGGGCGGGGTGAAGACCCGCCTGCTGGCCTACGGGGGCTGGGGATACGCCCACATCCTCGATCATGTGGTCCCGCTGCTCAGGAGCGCAGGCTGGGGCGATGCGGAGCTGGAAACCCTGATGGTCACCAACCCGGCCCGGCTGCTGGCGATCCCGGGCCTGGCCCGGACGGCCGCCGCCGGACGGCCATGA
- a CDS encoding ABC transporter ATP-binding protein, producing the protein MSEAIETRGLTKYYGDAAGIVDLDLAVDVGEVFGFIGPNGAGKTTTIRLLLNFLQPTRGSGTVFGMDITADSVAIRSRVGYLPGDLALYPSMTGREFLLYFSRLRGVDTAASTTLLADRFELDLDRRIKEYSKGNRQKVGLVNAFMHEPELLILDEPTGGLDPLMQQEFATLLGEVRAEGRTVFLSSHYLPEVERMADRVGIIRQGHLIAVDTLDGFRSKVQSNLSIEFAAPADPSGFAGLRGVMSVEVHDGGRLLSLSVSGPQDAVIRAAADAGAIAIHTEEADLDDVFLSYYGQGDPESGPGGGAP; encoded by the coding sequence ATGTCAGAAGCGATCGAAACCCGAGGTCTCACCAAGTACTACGGTGACGCCGCCGGCATCGTCGACCTGGACCTCGCCGTCGACGTGGGCGAGGTATTCGGCTTCATAGGCCCCAACGGCGCGGGCAAGACCACCACGATTCGCCTGCTCCTCAACTTCCTGCAGCCGACCAGGGGTTCGGGAACCGTGTTCGGCATGGATATCACGGCCGACTCGGTGGCCATCAGGAGCCGAGTCGGATACCTGCCCGGGGATCTGGCCCTGTACCCGTCGATGACCGGACGGGAGTTCCTCCTCTACTTCAGCCGGCTCCGGGGTGTCGACACCGCCGCATCCACGACCCTGCTGGCCGACCGGTTCGAACTGGACCTGGACCGGCGTATCAAGGAGTACTCGAAGGGCAACCGCCAGAAGGTGGGACTGGTCAACGCATTCATGCACGAGCCCGAGCTGTTGATACTTGACGAGCCGACCGGCGGCCTCGATCCCCTCATGCAGCAGGAGTTCGCCACACTTCTCGGCGAGGTGCGGGCCGAGGGCCGCACCGTGTTCCTGTCCTCGCACTACCTGCCCGAGGTGGAACGGATGGCCGACCGGGTGGGGATCATCCGCCAAGGTCATCTGATCGCCGTGGACACCCTCGACGGGTTCCGCAGCAAGGTCCAGTCCAACCTGTCGATCGAGTTCGCCGCGCCGGCCGACCCGTCCGGCTTCGCCGGTCTCCGGGGAGTCATGTCGGTCGAGGTCCATGACGGCGGCAGGCTGTTGAGCCTGAGCGTTTCGGGGCCTCAGGACGCGGTGATCCGGGCCGCGGCAGACGCCGGGGCGATCGCCATCCACACCGAAGAAGCCGACCTCGATGACGTCTTCCTCTCCTACTACGGGCAAGGGGATCCCGAATCCGGACCGGGAGGAGGCGCGCCTTGA
- a CDS encoding SDR family NAD(P)-dependent oxidoreductase: protein MTGATPSTADSPNRSGRSHLGAGLEGRGVIVTGAASGIGRAVTISMAATGARVAAIDRDEPGLRSTLSELPGDGHLPVVFDLSDSSAIPQLVASLVERLGDLWALANVAAVLRRRSLDEVDDEAWDLQMDVNVKASFLLSREAGNAMVAAGGGGRIINFASMAWLTGPFLGSDAYVIGKAGIVAMTRGLARSFGPHGILVNTISPGQIDTPMQHLDNPPEMSARTAAQCPLGRMGRPEEVAAVAVFLASRHASFINGATINVSGGLVMY, encoded by the coding sequence ATGACCGGCGCCACTCCATCGACCGCGGACAGCCCGAACCGCTCCGGCCGGTCGCACCTGGGCGCCGGGTTGGAAGGCCGCGGCGTGATCGTCACCGGCGCAGCCAGCGGGATCGGGCGTGCGGTCACCATCTCCATGGCCGCGACCGGGGCCCGTGTGGCGGCCATCGATCGGGACGAGCCGGGTCTCCGATCCACCCTGTCGGAGCTCCCGGGAGACGGTCACCTGCCGGTGGTGTTCGACCTCTCCGACTCATCGGCCATACCGCAGCTGGTCGCGTCCTTGGTGGAGCGTCTCGGCGACCTGTGGGCGCTGGCCAACGTGGCCGCGGTGCTCCGCCGGCGCAGCCTCGACGAGGTCGACGACGAGGCCTGGGACCTGCAGATGGACGTGAACGTGAAAGCGTCATTCCTGCTGAGTCGCGAGGCGGGAAACGCGATGGTGGCAGCCGGGGGTGGCGGCCGCATCATCAACTTCGCCTCGATGGCCTGGCTGACCGGGCCGTTCCTGGGGAGCGACGCCTACGTGATCGGCAAGGCCGGGATCGTCGCCATGACCCGTGGCCTGGCCCGCTCCTTCGGTCCGCACGGAATCCTGGTCAACACCATCTCGCCCGGCCAGATCGACACCCCGATGCAACACCTGGACAACCCTCCCGAGATGTCCGCCCGTACTGCCGCCCAGTGCCCCCTAGGCCGGATGGGCCGCCCCGAGGAGGTGGCGGCAGTGGCGGTGTTCCTCGCCTCCCGGCACGCCAGCTTCATAAACGGCGCCACCATCAACGTCAGCGGCGGCCTGGTGATGTACTAG
- a CDS encoding type II toxin-antitoxin system PemK/MazF family toxin: MTALPQRGEVWWCEVPDRHRRPVVVLSRDTAIAALRRVIGAPCSTVVRNLATEVVLEPGDDPVPLPSVVQLDSTFNVSVAHLTSRLGKLSGERMRQVCTALATAVDCR; the protein is encoded by the coding sequence GTGACAGCCCTACCGCAGCGAGGCGAGGTGTGGTGGTGCGAGGTTCCGGACAGGCACCGGCGGCCGGTGGTCGTGCTATCGAGAGACACAGCGATAGCCGCCCTGCGCCGCGTGATCGGAGCACCGTGCAGTACGGTGGTCCGCAACCTCGCCACCGAGGTCGTACTCGAACCGGGCGATGACCCGGTACCGCTCCCGAGCGTGGTGCAGCTGGATTCGACCTTCAACGTCTCGGTAGCCCACCTCACCTCGCGCCTTGGCAAGCTCAGCGGTGAGCGGATGCGCCAGGTCTGCACCGCTTTGGCAACGGCCGTAGACTGCCGATAG
- a CDS encoding nicotinate phosphoribosyltransferase produces the protein MLTEGILATDHYQLTMAQLYHSYGLADRTAQFDYHFRHYPDYGDHQAGYCITAGLGPLIDWMEHTWFGPAEADALRTVQTSSGKRLFGDPFIEWLTRSDGFASLSMWAIPEGRVVHPKTPVVTVEAPLAVAQLLETPLLNRLNYATLVATKTSRAVEAAGGTAVLEFGMRRAPGPAADSATRAALIGGAAGSSNFATSHRLGFESRGTHAHSLVQVFIAESGSELEAFRAYADLYPDDCLLLVDTINTLESGLPNAIKVFEELSRKGHRPVGIRLDSGDLAYLAVRAAAMLDRAGFEDVAIVLSSDLDELTIWQVRNQILEEAGDYGVDAGSLLDRLVYGVGTRLVTSDGCPSPNGVFKLVAVKDSSSEWTAAIKISETPSKVLDPGRKRLWRIYNHRGTATADLITLDGFDPGVRPIQLVHPGHPEVGRILTARQVSRVEPLRVKVLESGRRVGGDFGDLEAARARRSADLARLDPGVRRLVNPHTYHVSLSPELSNLKQELIAGLQM, from the coding sequence GTGCTCACCGAGGGCATCCTGGCCACCGATCATTACCAGCTGACCATGGCTCAGCTCTACCACAGCTATGGCCTGGCCGACCGGACCGCCCAGTTCGACTACCACTTCCGGCATTATCCCGACTACGGCGACCACCAGGCCGGATACTGCATCACCGCCGGCCTGGGACCGCTGATCGACTGGATGGAGCACACCTGGTTCGGGCCCGCGGAGGCGGACGCCCTGCGCACAGTGCAGACCAGCTCCGGCAAGCGCCTCTTCGGCGACCCCTTCATCGAATGGCTGACCCGATCGGACGGGTTCGCGTCCCTCTCGATGTGGGCGATTCCGGAAGGCCGGGTGGTGCATCCCAAGACGCCGGTCGTGACCGTCGAGGCGCCGTTGGCCGTGGCCCAGCTGCTGGAGACCCCCCTGCTGAACCGGCTCAATTACGCCACGCTGGTGGCCACCAAGACCTCCCGGGCGGTGGAGGCGGCCGGAGGGACCGCGGTGCTGGAGTTCGGGATGCGACGGGCGCCCGGCCCTGCAGCCGATTCGGCCACCCGGGCGGCTCTCATCGGCGGCGCGGCAGGATCCTCCAACTTCGCCACCTCCCACCGACTGGGCTTCGAGTCGCGCGGCACCCATGCCCATTCGCTGGTCCAGGTGTTCATCGCCGAATCGGGGAGCGAGCTCGAGGCCTTCAGGGCCTATGCCGACCTGTATCCCGATGACTGCCTGCTCCTCGTCGACACGATCAACACCCTCGAGTCGGGCCTGCCCAACGCCATCAAGGTATTCGAGGAGTTGAGCCGAAAAGGCCACCGACCAGTGGGGATCCGGCTCGATTCGGGCGACCTGGCCTACCTGGCGGTCAGGGCCGCAGCCATGCTCGACCGGGCCGGCTTCGAAGACGTGGCGATCGTGCTCTCATCCGATCTGGACGAGCTCACCATCTGGCAGGTGCGAAACCAGATCCTGGAGGAGGCCGGGGACTACGGGGTGGATGCGGGAAGCCTGCTGGACCGGCTCGTCTACGGAGTGGGTACCCGCCTGGTCACCTCGGACGGTTGCCCGAGCCCCAACGGTGTCTTCAAGCTGGTCGCGGTCAAGGACTCGAGCAGCGAGTGGACCGCGGCGATCAAGATCTCGGAAACGCCCTCCAAGGTGCTGGATCCGGGCCGCAAGCGGCTGTGGAGGATCTATAACCACCGAGGAACGGCCACGGCCGACCTGATCACCCTCGACGGCTTCGATCCGGGCGTCCGACCCATCCAGTTGGTCCATCCCGGCCATCCCGAGGTGGGCCGGATCCTGACCGCCCGCCAGGTGTCGCGGGTGGAGCCGCTCCGGGTGAAGGTGCTGGAATCCGGCCGGCGGGTTGGCGGCGACTTCGGCGATCTCGAAGCGGCGAGAGCACGGCGGTCAGCGGATCTCGCCCGGCTGGATCCAGGAGTACGGCGCCTGGTCAACCCCCACACGTACCACGTGTCGCTGAGCCCGGAACTGTCCAATCTCAAGCAAGAGCTCATCGCCGGCCTCCAGATGTGA
- a CDS encoding alcohol dehydrogenase catalytic domain-containing protein has protein sequence MRAAVLREYGGPLELTEIPDPVPGPGQVVVDIRACGVCGSDLFLQKGGFDSTIPIIPGHEAAGVVSSLGPGIDSVGIGQPVALYYIDYCGTCRICRSGRVNMCLGVRRMGVEFNGAFAERVVIPARSVIPVTEHDDPAAVAVLTDAVATPYHALVQRAGALPGETVVVFGIGGIGANAVQLAAYLGCRVIAVSRSDASLELAVRMGAEVAIRTGPGISERVKEAAGPGGPDIIIQTVGSAEVFSQAVESAGIGCRVIAVGATLDPFPVNAMDLIWREAALSGSRGFTPRDIREVLDLHRDGAITTDHLVGNRRPLDQVNDALDDLRAGRVVRSVIDFGSGW, from the coding sequence GTGCGGGCCGCGGTCCTCAGGGAATACGGTGGGCCGCTCGAACTGACCGAGATACCCGATCCGGTCCCGGGTCCCGGACAGGTCGTGGTCGACATCCGGGCGTGCGGCGTCTGCGGGAGCGATCTGTTCCTCCAAAAGGGCGGCTTCGACTCGACCATTCCGATCATCCCCGGGCATGAGGCGGCCGGCGTGGTGTCGTCCCTGGGTCCGGGGATCGACTCGGTCGGCATCGGCCAGCCGGTGGCCCTCTACTACATCGACTACTGCGGGACGTGCCGGATATGTCGGTCCGGGCGGGTCAACATGTGCCTGGGGGTGCGCCGCATGGGCGTGGAGTTCAACGGCGCCTTTGCCGAGCGCGTGGTGATCCCCGCCCGCTCGGTCATTCCGGTGACCGAACATGACGATCCGGCTGCGGTGGCGGTGCTCACCGATGCGGTGGCTACGCCCTACCACGCTCTCGTACAGCGGGCGGGCGCCCTACCCGGTGAGACGGTCGTGGTGTTCGGGATCGGAGGGATCGGGGCCAACGCCGTGCAGCTGGCCGCCTACCTGGGCTGCCGCGTGATCGCGGTGAGCCGCTCCGATGCAAGCCTCGAACTGGCCGTGAGGATGGGGGCCGAGGTCGCTATCAGGACGGGCCCCGGCATCAGCGAGCGGGTCAAGGAGGCAGCCGGACCGGGAGGGCCGGACATCATCATCCAGACGGTCGGGTCGGCGGAGGTCTTCTCTCAGGCGGTCGAGTCCGCCGGCATCGGCTGCCGGGTGATCGCGGTCGGCGCCACGCTGGACCCCTTCCCGGTGAATGCCATGGACCTGATCTGGAGGGAAGCCGCCCTCTCGGGCTCCCGCGGCTTCACCCCTCGAGACATCCGGGAGGTGCTGGACCTCCACCGCGACGGCGCCATCACCACCGACCACCTGGTCGGGAACCGGCGGCCGCTCGATCAGGTGAACGACGCTCTCGATGATCTCCGGGCCGGGCGGGTGGTCCGCTCGGTGATCGACTTCGGATCGGGCTGGTGA
- a CDS encoding UDP-N-acetylmuramoyl-tripeptide--D-alanyl-D-alanine ligase: MSWTSWLVPVLSLAGIAVAAVKWLRVAQREHYLAGSILFMRRVWITGRSVNVLEEVMLAGALAGYALAPDSFWPLLGCLGMVIFPIGLGYRGRTSPLNWTVRLRRTASVGAILLALATALLGWMITIVLDGGWPGALAMAAVVSWYAIPDLVLWIAAPVERRLSEKFVVRAAGTLDRVAPVVVGITGSYGKTSTKWYVRDLVSGTRRVVASPASFNNRLGLARAINETLTDDAEVFVAEMGAYQPGEIADTCSWIPPSIAVLTAIGPVHLQRFKSEERIVEAKSEIFEHAEVAIVNVDHPALAELAGRLGDRKVWRCGTSEGATDVRVRQDGDLLTIVVHSRALGEPVPTGPFPANLACAVAVALEMGVPPAVVSDRARRLAPTDHRQTSGRSEAGFEIIDDTFNSNPAGAARALEVLVGAGKPSGRRVVVTPGMVELGPRQHDANLRFAAAAAEVADHLVIVGRANRRALLRGARGGTVEVILVDNREQAVAWVREHLGPGDAVLYENDLPDHYP, encoded by the coding sequence ATGAGTTGGACCTCTTGGCTGGTGCCGGTGCTGAGCCTGGCGGGCATTGCCGTCGCGGCCGTCAAATGGCTCCGGGTGGCCCAGCGGGAGCACTACCTGGCCGGTTCGATCCTCTTCATGCGCCGGGTATGGATCACCGGCCGGTCCGTGAACGTCCTAGAGGAGGTGATGCTGGCCGGCGCCCTGGCCGGCTATGCCCTGGCGCCCGATTCGTTCTGGCCCTTGTTGGGTTGCTTGGGGATGGTGATCTTCCCGATCGGCCTCGGCTACCGCGGCCGGACGTCCCCGCTCAACTGGACCGTCCGGCTCAGGCGCACCGCCTCGGTCGGGGCGATCCTCCTCGCCCTAGCTACCGCCCTGCTCGGCTGGATGATCACCATCGTGCTCGACGGGGGATGGCCCGGTGCTCTCGCCATGGCCGCCGTCGTCTCGTGGTACGCCATCCCGGATCTCGTGCTGTGGATAGCCGCCCCTGTCGAGAGGCGCCTGTCGGAGAAGTTCGTGGTCCGAGCGGCCGGTACGCTCGACCGGGTGGCTCCGGTAGTGGTGGGTATCACCGGGAGCTACGGCAAGACCAGCACCAAGTGGTATGTCCGGGACCTCGTGTCCGGGACCAGGCGGGTGGTGGCCAGCCCGGCCAGCTTCAACAATCGGCTCGGCCTGGCCCGGGCGATCAACGAGACCCTGACCGATGACGCCGAGGTGTTCGTGGCGGAGATGGGCGCCTACCAGCCCGGGGAGATCGCCGACACCTGCTCCTGGATACCTCCGAGCATCGCCGTCCTGACCGCCATCGGGCCGGTTCACCTGCAACGGTTCAAGTCGGAGGAGCGCATCGTCGAGGCCAAGTCCGAGATCTTCGAGCATGCCGAGGTGGCGATTGTCAACGTGGACCATCCGGCGCTGGCGGAGTTGGCCGGGCGCCTGGGTGACCGGAAGGTGTGGCGATGCGGAACCTCCGAGGGGGCCACGGACGTGCGGGTCCGCCAGGACGGCGACCTCCTGACCATCGTGGTGCACAGCCGCGCGCTCGGCGAGCCGGTCCCGACCGGCCCGTTTCCCGCCAACCTGGCCTGTGCGGTCGCGGTGGCTCTGGAGATGGGGGTTCCTCCCGCAGTGGTGTCCGATCGGGCCCGCCGTCTCGCCCCCACGGACCATCGCCAGACATCCGGTCGGTCGGAGGCCGGGTTCGAGATCATCGACGACACGTTCAACTCCAATCCCGCCGGCGCCGCCCGGGCCCTCGAAGTCCTGGTGGGTGCCGGAAAGCCGTCCGGCCGCCGGGTGGTGGTGACTCCCGGGATGGTGGAACTCGGCCCCCGGCAGCACGACGCCAACCTGCGGTTCGCCGCGGCAGCCGCGGAGGTGGCGGATCATCTGGTGATCGTGGGCAGGGCCAACCGTAGGGCACTGCTCCGTGGCGCGCGAGGAGGCACGGTCGAGGTGATCCTGGTCGACAACAGGGAGCAGGCGGTGGCCTGGGTCCGGGAGCACCTGGGTCCGGGCGACGCCGTCCTTTACGAGAACGACCTGCCCGATCACTACCCGTGA
- a CDS encoding alpha/beta hydrolase, producing MPLTSLADGLFGERYGSGPVRVVALHGWGRDRRDFRRVLEGFDGVAVDLPGFGATPPPAEATGAAGYAGMVAVWLEQLSGPQVLVGHSFGGRVAVVLAATRPELVAGLVLVGVPLLHRLDRAARRPSVAYRLLRLAHRTGLISDERLEREKRRRGSADYRAVTGVMRDTLVRVVNESYEDRLPDVACPVRLVWGAADSEVPPEVAHRAAALLRNVDIEVVEGCGHDLLREAPERIRTAIETLI from the coding sequence ATGCCCTTGACCAGCCTTGCGGATGGCCTGTTCGGCGAGCGCTACGGATCGGGACCGGTCCGGGTGGTGGCTCTCCACGGCTGGGGTCGGGACCGGCGTGACTTCCGGCGCGTCCTGGAGGGCTTCGATGGGGTGGCGGTCGACCTGCCCGGGTTCGGCGCCACGCCTCCACCGGCCGAAGCCACCGGCGCGGCCGGATATGCCGGGATGGTGGCCGTCTGGTTGGAGCAGCTATCCGGGCCCCAGGTCCTGGTGGGGCATTCGTTCGGGGGCCGGGTCGCCGTGGTCCTGGCCGCGACCCGGCCGGAGCTGGTAGCCGGCCTGGTCCTGGTGGGGGTACCCCTGCTCCACCGCTTGGATCGAGCTGCCCGCCGGCCTTCGGTCGCCTACCGGCTGCTGCGCCTGGCCCACCGGACCGGTCTGATCAGCGACGAGCGTCTCGAACGCGAGAAGCGCCGCCGGGGATCGGCCGACTACCGGGCGGTGACCGGGGTGATGCGCGACACCCTGGTGAGGGTGGTGAACGAGAGCTACGAGGACCGCCTGCCCGACGTGGCCTGTCCGGTGCGGCTGGTGTGGGGAGCGGCCGACTCGGAGGTTCCACCGGAGGTGGCGCATCGAGCCGCAGCGCTTCTCAGGAACGTGGACATCGAGGTGGTCGAGGGTTGCGGGCATGACCTTCTCCGAGAGGCCCCGGAGCGGATCCGGACGGCCATAGAGACCCTGATATGA
- a CDS encoding antitoxin MazE5: MPDLNDASLLDRALAALCADLHAAEIDRSYGIYETLPLETEDEWGNPAAFLDAVGST, from the coding sequence TTGCCGGATCTCAATGACGCCTCCCTGCTCGACCGGGCGTTGGCCGCGCTTTGTGCGGATTTGCACGCCGCCGAGATCGACCGGTCGTACGGGATCTACGAGACACTACCACTGGAAACCGAGGATGAGTGGGGCAACCCGGCCGCCTTCCTGGACGCGGTCGGATCCACGTGA